The genomic region AGTCATATTCCAGGTTTCAAAAACAACCTGGGAACACTGCACGAATGGCTACCGCTGTTACACAAAGCCAAAGCGTGTACCACCGACTGGGAGTCGGAGGGTGGTATGTGTATGGGGCTCGGGACGTTTGCCGCATTGAAGCTGACAAAACTGTAATCCCCGCCTCAGCCAACTGAAAGCTGGCGCTGGTTAGCCTCCCCGTCATGAGTCAAACGGGGATTTCCAGCGCATGCCTTCCAACCCATCACGACGCACATTCGTCAAAGGTCTCGCCGCCGGCAGCCTGCTCGGTGGCCTCGCCCTGTGGCGCACGCCGGTCTGGGCGCTGAATGCGCCCGGTCAATTGCATGAACTGAGCGGCAGCGACTTCGAGTTGTTCATCGGCGAAACCCCGGTCAACTTCACCGGCAGCCCACGCACCGCCATGACCATCAACGGCAGCCTGCCCGGCCCGCTGCTGCGCTGGCGCGAGGGCGATACGGTGACGCTGCGGGTGCGCAACCGACTCAGCGCCAGCACCTCGATTCACTGGCACGGCATTCTGCTGCCGGCGAACATGGACGGCGTGCCGGGCCTGAGTTTTCACGGCATCGAACCGGGTGGCGTGTACGTCTATCAATTCAAGGTGCGGCAGAACGGCACCTACTGGTATCACAGCCATTCCGGGTTGCAGGAACAGGCCGGCGTCTACGGCCCGCTAGTGATCGACGCCAAAGACCCTGAGCCGTTCCACTACGACCGCGAGTTCGTGGTGATGCTCAGCGACTGGAGCGACGAAGACCCGGCAAGCCTGATGAAGACCCTGAAAAAACAGTCCGACTACTACAACTTCGACAAACGCACCGTTGGCGATTTCATCCACGACGTCAGCGAAAAAGGCTGGGGCGCCACCGTTGCCGATCGCAAGATGTGGGCAGGAATGAAAATGAATCCCACCGACATCGCCGACGTCAGTGGCGCCACCTACACCTTTCTCATGAATGGCCACGCGCCGGATAACAACTGGACCGGCCTGTTTCGTCCCGGTGAAAAACTGCGTCTGCGCCTGATCAATGGCTCGGCGATGACCTACTTCGACGTGCGCATTCCCGGGTTGAAAATGACCGTGGTCGCGGCGGATGGCTTGCACGTCAAACCGGTCAGCGTCGATGAACTGCGCATCGCCGTGGCCGAGACTTACGACGTCATCGTCGAGCCGGACGCCGAGGCGTACACCCTGTTTGCCCAGGCCATGGATCGTACCGGTTTTGCCCGTGGCACCCTCGCCACTCGCGCCGGGTTATCTGCGCCCGTACCGGGTCTGGACCCGCGCCCACTGGTGACCATGGACGATATGGGCATGGGCGGCATGGATCACGGTTCAATGGACATGAGCACCATGGATCACTCGGCGATGGGCCCGATGCAATCCCATCCCGACAGCGAAAAAGACAATCCTCTGGTCGACATGCAAGCCATGACCACCGCGCCAAAACTCGACGATCCCGGCCTCGGCCTGCGCAACAACGGCCGTCGCGTGCTCACCTACGCCGACCTGCGCAGCACCTTCGAAGATCCGGATGGCCGCGACCCGAGCCGCACGGTCGAACTGCACCTGACCGGCCATATGGAAAAATTCGCCTGGTCGTTCAACGGCATCAAATTCTCCGACGCCGAACCTTTGCGCCTGAAGTACGGCGAGCGCATTCGCCTGGTGCTGGTCAACGACACGATGATGACCCACCCGATTCACCTGCACGGCATGTGGAGTGATCTGGAAGACGAAAACGGCGACTTCCAGGTGCGCAAACACACCATCGACATGCCGCCCGGCACGCGCCGCAGTTATCGCGTGACCGCCGACGCACTCGGCCGCTGGGCCTATCACTGCCACCTGCTGTACCACATGGAAATGGGCATGTTCCGTGAAGTGCGGGTGGAAGAATGAAGGGGCCGCTGATGACTCGACTCACCGCGTTTTCCTTGCTGCTGGTCGGCAGTTCGGCGATGGCCGCCGGCGACATGCCGGGCATGGATCACAGCCAGATGTCCGGCATGGATCATTCCGCGATGCAAAGCATGGACGACGGCATGATGCAGCCCGCCGCGCCGACGGAAAGCCGCACGCCGATCCCGCCACTGACCGACGCCGACCGCGCCGCCGTATTCACCAGCCCCGGCGGTCATCAAGTCCACGACAGTGCGATCAACACGTACTTCCTCGCCGACAAACTCGAATGGCAGGACGCCGATGATGGCAGCGCGTTGGCCTGGGATCTGTCCGGCTGGATCGGTGGCGACATCGATCGCCTGTGGCTGCGCTCCGAAGGTGAACGCAGTAACGGCAAGACCGAAGACGCCGAGATTCAGGCGCTCTGGGGCCATGCGATATCGCCGTGGTGGGATGTGGTCAGCGGCGTGCGTCAGGACTTCAAACCCGGCGCGCCGCAGACTTGGGCCGCGTTCGGCCTGCAGGGCATGGCGCTGTACAACTTCGAAGCCGAGGCCACTGCGTTCATCGGCGAAGGCGGCCAGAGCGCGCTGCGGTTCGAGGGTGATTACGACATCTTGCTGACCAATCGCCTGATCCTGCAGCCCACCGCTGAACTCAACGTCTACGGCAAAAACGATGCGCAACGCGGTATCGGTTCCGGGCTTTCCAACAGCGAAGTCGGCTTGCGCTTGCGCTATGAAATCCGCCGCGAATTTGCGCCGTACATCGGCGTGACGTGGAACCGCACCTACGGCAACACCGCCGATTACGCCCGCGACGAAGGCGAGGATCGCAGCGAAGCGCGCCTCGTGCTTGGTGTGCGGATGTGGTTCTGAATTCCATAAAAAACAACCCGGAGCTCTTGCATGCACACCTTGAAAATCAGCCTTGTACTCGCCAGCGGCTTGTTCCTGAGCAGCCTCGCCCAGGCCCACCCGAAACTGCTCTCGTCAAGCCCGGCCGAAGGTGCCGACGGCGCCGCGCCCGGCAAGATCGAACTGCATTTTTCCGAGAACCTGCTGACAAAATTCTCCGGCGCCAAACTGGTCATGACCGAAATGCCCGGCATGGCCCATTCGCCGATGCCGATGAAAGCCAAAGTCAGCGCCGGCAGCGACCCGAAAAGCATGCTAATCACCCCGCTCGCGCCGCTGCCCGCCGGCACCTACCAAGTCCAATGGCGCGCGGTGTCTTCCGACACGCACCCGATCACCGGCAACGTCACCTTCAAAGTGAAGTGAGCGATGGCTGAACTGATCAACATTGTCCTGCGGTTTGCGTTGTATGTAGATTTGCTGCTGGTGTTCGGGCTGGCGTTGTTTGCGCTGTACAGCGCTGGGACGCTTCTGCGGTTTCGGCCGCTGCTGCGCGGGATGGCATTGATCGGGGCGTTGTTGTCAGTGGCAGGATTGGTGCTGATGACCCGCGCCATGAGTGGCGAAACAGCGCTCGCGGCGCTGTGGCCACATCTGCAAATGATGCTGCTGGAAACCGACGTCGGGCTGGCGTGGGCTGTGCGGATGATCGCGCTGATCGTGGTGTTGATCAGGCCGGGCGCGAGGCTCGCATCGATAGCTGGCGCCATCGCCCTCGCCTCTTTGGCCTGGAGCGGGCACGGGGCGATGGACGAAGGAACACTGCGATTCTGGCATTTTCTCAGCGACATTCTGCACCTGCTCGCGGCGGGCGCGTGGCTGGGTGCGATGCTGGCGCTGGTGTTGATGGCGCGGGGGCCGGTCGATGAAGCTCGCATTCGTTCGCTGGCGTTTGCGGTTCGGCGCTTTGAGTGGATCGGTGCAGCGATTGTGCTGACGTTGTCGATTACCGGCGTGGCGAATTACCTGTTTATCGCCGGCCCGAGGCTGGATGAAGTCTTGCTCGGCACTTACGGGGTGCTGCTCACGATCAAGGTTTTACTGTTTGCCGGGATGTTGGTGTTGGCGGCGTTGAACCGCTTTCACCTTGGTCCGGCGTTGGCGCAAGCGTTGCGCAATGGACACTATGTCATCGCAGCAAATGCGCTAAGACGTAGCGTTGTCGTTGAACTGGCAATCGCACTGCTGATCGTGGCGCTGGTGGCGTGGCTAGGCACGTTAAGCCCGGAAGCAGGGTGACACCCGGGAAAGCCTTTCACTACACTGGGCCACCGTCCTTCCCGGAAGCCCCGATCGCAATGACAATTCTAAAAAGCACGATGATCTTCTGCGGCCTGCTGAGCCTGGCCGCCGGCGCCCATGCCGAGCAAACCCCTTCGCACCTCGACAGCATCCAGCAACAAGGCCAGTTGCGCGTCTGCACCACCGGCGACTACAAGCCCTATACCTTCAAACGCCCCGACGGCGATTTCGAAGGCATCGACATCGCCATGGCCCGCTCGCTGGCCGACAGCCTCGGGGTCAAAGTGCAATGGGTGCAAACCACCTGGAAAACCCTGATGCCGGACATGCAGGCCGGCAAGTGCGACATCGGCATGGGTGGCATTTCGGTGACACTCGAAAGGCAGAAAAAAGCCTACTTCAGCAACACCCTCGACACCGACGGCAAGATTCCGCTGGTGCGTTGTGCCGATCAGTCCAAATACCAGACGGTCGAGCAGATCAACCAGCCCAACGTGCGCTTGGTCGAACCTGCCGGCGGCACCAACGAAGCCTTCGTCCACGCCTTCCTGCCCAAAGCGCAACTGGCCCTGCACGACAACGTGACGATCTTCCAGCAACTGCTCGACAACAAGGCCGACGTAATGATCACAGACGCCTCGGAAGCGCTGTATCAGCAGAAACTCAAACCGGGCTTGTGCGCGGTGAATCCGCATCAGTACATGCAATATGGCGAGAAGGCCTATCTGCTGCCGCGCGATGACATCAGTTGGAAACTGTACGTCGATCAATGGCTGCACTTGAGCGAGGTGACCGGTCAATACCAGCACGTGCTTGAACAATGGCTGGCCGTGGCGCCTGCGCAATAAAGCAGCGTTTGCGTTAGCGCCCATCCGGCCCGTCAGCCCTGATCGGGACTCGCCGCCCTTTTCGGGCGAGCCCCGAATGGGCAAAAAACACACGAAAAGAGTGACTGTCAGCCCCCCGCAGCTTAAGATGCAATAAAAAATGACGAAGTAGTTGTTTCAAGGATGAATAACATTCTTGCAAGCAAAAGATTAAAAATTCGTTATTACTACAAGTTAGAGTTATTTAATCAAGATTTACCGCCGCAAAGGACAAGTACTTGAAAAAAGTCGCGATACTTCAATCCAACTACATACCATGGAAAGGGTATTTTGACATGATCGCTGCAGTGGATGAGTTCATCCTGTATGACGACATGCAATATACTCGGCGCGACTGGAGAAATCGCAACCAGATCAAAACTCCTCAAGGCACGCAATGGCTCACTGTACCGGTACTGGTCAAAGGCAAGTATCACCAGAAAATCAGAGAGACCGAAATCGACGGTAGTGACTGGGCGGCCGCACACTGGAAGGCGTTGGTGCAAAACTATAGCCGCGCGCCTTTTTTTCAGGAAATTGCCCAATGGCTTGAGCCTCTCTACCTGGAAAACAATTACACACACCTTTCAGAACTTAACTACCGCTTCATTCAGGCCGTTTGCGAATATCTCAATATAAAGACCGTTATTCGTCACTCTTGGGACTACACATTGTCCGAGGGCAAGTCAGAACGCCTTGCAAATCTGTGCGCGCAAGCAGGCGGTAGCGAGTACATCTCTGGCCCGGCGGCAAAAGATTATATCGAACCCAAGGTTTTCGAAGACATGGATATCAAACTGTCCTGGTTCGATTATGCAGGCTATCCGGAATATCCACAGTTGTGGGGTGAGTTCACACACGGCGTTACGATACTTGACCTGCTTTTCAACTGCGGAAAAGAGTCTTGCACAAAAATGAGGTATGTCACTCAATGAAGCTCTCCATTGTAGCGACTCTCTACCAATCGGCTTTGCATTCAGAAGAACTCCATTCCCGTGCCAGCGCCGTTGCCACTCTTGTGAGAAAGATTTATGCAAAGCGATAAAACAACTCTGCTGGGAGAAGTAGCAAGCTACTACTCGGAGAAACTCGCCTTGCATGGCGACACGCCGCGGGGTGTTGACTGGAACGGCGAGCAAGGCCAATCCCTGCGCTTTGAGCAACTTTGCAAAATCATCGACAGTACGCAGGCATTTTCTGTGTGTGACCTTGGCTGCGGATATGGCGCGCTGGTCGACTATCTGAAAAGCACTGCCCGGACGTTCAACTACCTGGGCGTGGATGTTTCTCAGGAAATGGTAGCGTCGGCGAACCAACGCTATTCGGGCTGCACCGAGACACGATTCATTTGCGCCTCGTCGCCCGACAGTGTTTCGGACTACAGCGTTGCCAGCGGCATCTTCAATGTTCGCCTCGGTCGTTCCGATGAGGAATGGCTGGCTTATCTGGAAGACACCCTTGATACGCTGGACAGGAGCAGTCGTCTGGGCTTTTCTTTCAACTGCCTGACTTCTTACTCGGATGAAGAAAAAAAGCGCCCGGATTTGTACTACGCCGATCCTTGCCTGATATTCGATCTGTGCAAACGTCGTTACTCGCGACAGGTCGCCCTGTTGCATGATTACGGATTGTACGAGTTCACTATTTTGGTGAGGAAGACCGGATGAAAACGAAACTGGTAATCTTTGGCTCCGGCGACATTGCACAGCTGGCACATTTTTACTTCAGCACCGACTCCGATTATGAAGTTGTCGCGTTTACCGTAGACAGCGATTATATCGACGAGACCGTTTTTTGCGGATTACCGGTTGTGCCGTTCGAGACCATCAACCAGCAATACCCGGTCGACAGTCACCACATCTTCATTGCCTTGAGTTATTCAAAGCTCAATGCTGTAAGAAAGGAAAAATACCTGGCGGCTCGACACTTGGGCTATACCTTGGCCAGCTATATCAGCAGTCACGCCACGGTATTGAATGAAGGTCGAATCGGCGACAACTGCTTCATACTCGAAGACAATACCATTCAGCCTTTTGTGACCATCGGCAACAATGTCACTTTGTGGAGCGGCAATCACATCGGCCATCACTCCACGATCCAGGATCATACGTTCATCGCTTCTCATGTCGTGATTTCCGGCGGAGTCAATATCGGTGAACAATGCTTTATCGGCGTCAACGCCACCCTGCGCGACCATATAACGATAGAAGCCAAATGCGTGGTCGGTGCCGGGACTTTGCTGCTGTCGGACGCCGAACCGGAAGGCGTATACATAGGGACCGCCACTGAACGCTCCAGAGTTCCAAGCAGCAAACTGAGAAAGCTATGAAGTCGACCTGGAAAAAACTCGGCCAGTTATTTACGGTCGAGGGTGAACCCCGCCATCCCAAGCTTACCTCCCATGCGGCCAATCCGTTGCCCGTACATTTATACGATGACGTCTTTCGGGTCTTTTTCAGTAGCCGAGATTGCACCAACCGCTCTTCCGTGGGTGCGGTAGACATTGATATCGAGCAACGCAAAATCATCAAGGAACATCCGCAGCCGTTTTTTGAACACGGTCCACAAGGCAGTTTTTTTGCTGACGGTGTCAGTATCGGTAACTGCTACACCGTGAACGGCGTGCGCTATATGCTTTTCATGGGATGGCAAGCGCCAAGTGACCAGCACTGGAGAGGTGACATCGGGCGTCTGGTGGTCAGTGCCGATGCCAGCACCCTGACACTCGCCAGCCAGACCCCCTTCATGAGCGCCGACGCACACGACCCTGTCAGCCTGTCCTACCCGTGGGTGGAGGACGATGGTCGCGGCGGTTATGACATGTGGTATGGCTCGACCCGGACCTGGGATGCCGGGAACGGTGAAATGGTCCATGTCATCAACTCGGCACACTCCATCGATGGCGAGCGCTGGCAACGGACCGGGCTTGCAGTGCCGTTCGAAATCAATGTTGCCCAGGCTTTCTCACGTCCCACTGTTGCCAAAAACCCACTGGGCGGCCTGGAGATGTGGTTCTCCTACCGCAGCGGCGCCGGAGAAAGTTACCGGATCGGCTATGCAACCACCGATGCAGGCAAACAGTGGAGGCTGGCACTGGAGGAAACAGGTATTGGTGTTTCTACGCAAGGCTGGGATTCGGAAATGATCGAATACCCGTTCGTGTTTGATCATAAAGGCAACAGATACATGCTCTACAACGGAAACGGATATGGCAAAACCGGCTTTGGTCTTGCCATTCTGGAGAGACACTAATGGCTCGCCTGTTCGACTACACCTATATTTTGGCGACCATTTTATTCACTGTTTACGGACAACTCATCCTTAAATGGAGAATTGGCAAATATGGTGCGCTACCAGCGGATCCAATTGCCAAGTTAAAGTTTCTGTTTTACTTGTTTCTTGACCCGCTCATTATTTCCGGCTTCTTTGCAGGTTTTTTGGCATCGCTCGCATGGATGGCGGCCATGACCAAATTTGAGCTCAGTCATGCCTATCCCTTCATGAGTCTCAACTTCGTTATTGTATTGCTGCTCAGTGGCTGGCTACTCAGCGAGCCCATGACTCTCCAAAAATCAATCGGCGTCGCCCTCATTATTGCGGGAACGATTGTGGCTGCACGTGGCTAATCAAGTAATCGTCGATTCAACGGACAATTAAAATGACTCAGCGTATTCCCTTCAATTGGCCACACATGACCGGCAAAGAGCTCTACTACATTGCCGAGTCCCACTTCAATGGACGCCTGGCCGGCGACGGTCCGTTCACCAAGCGCTGCCATAACTGGCTCGAAGAAAGAACCGGCTGCAACAAGGCATTGTTGACTCACTCATGTACAGCAGCGCTGGAAATTTCGGCACTGTTACTCGATATCGAGCCGGGCGATGAAATCATCATGCCCTCTTATACCTTCGTGTCGACGGCCAACGCTTTTGTTCTCAGAGGTGGCGTACCGGTTTTTGTCGATATCCGTGAAGACACACTCAATATCAATGAAGCCCTGATCGAGTCGGCCATCACCTCTCGAACCAAAGCCATCGTACCTGTGCACTATGCCGGCGTCGCTTGCGAAATGGACAGCATCATGGCGCTTGCACGGCGCTACAACCTCAAAGTTGTGGAAGATGCCGCGCAAGGCGTAATGGCCACCTATAAAGGTCGGGCGCTGGGAAGTATCGGCGACTTGGGGGCCTACAGCTTCCATGAAACGAAAAATGTCATTTCCGGGGAAGGCGGCGCCCTGCTCGTGAATGATCCCGCAATGGCGCTGCGCGCTGAAATAATCAGAGAAAAGGGAACGGATCGAAACCGCTTCTTCAGAGGCGAAGTCGATAAATACACCTGGCAGGAAGTGGGTTCCTCTTTCCTCCCGGGCGAGTTGATTGCCGCGTTTCTCTGGGCCCAACTCGAAGAAGCGGATCGAATCACCCAAACGCGCCTGGCAAGCTGGAACAGATACCACGAAGCACTTGCGCCTCTCGAAGCCAAAGGCATTCTTCGGCGCCCCATCATTCCTGAAGATTGCCAACACAACGCTCACATGTACTACGTATTGCTGGCGGAAGACATCGACCGACAAACCGTCTTGAATACGTTCAAAAGTCAGGAAATCAGCTCCGTCTTTCATTACATCCCGCTGCATTCGTCCCCGGCCGGGCAACGGTATGGCCGAGTGCATGGTGATATGAAAGTCACCGACTTCCAGTCCGAGCGCCTGGTACGCCTGCCTCTCTGGGTCGGCATCACTGAAGAGCAACAAAACCGGGTAGTCGAGATTCTTGCATGCTGAACCGCTGGACACTTCCAGGCCAACAAGCGCTTTGCTGGCTTGCCGTCATATTCGCTGTAGGTTTTCCCCGCATCATGGTGTTAGGCGATTTGCCCTCAACGGATGAGGGTGTTTTCGCCTATTTTTCACAGATCATGTTTTCCAGCGTCGCTTCCGGATCCGGACTGCCGGATACCGGCACATTGATGCTCTACCCCATGCTTGTATCCTGGATATTTGACCTGCCCTTCAACCACTTCTTTTTACTGCGCATCACAGATCTGATCGCAGCGATCACAGCGGGTGTACTTTTTTACAGAATCATCGAAAAAGAATCTCAAAGCCATTTGGCAGCGGCGTTGATATCGATCATTTTCCTATTCACGATGAATCAACCGCTATTTATCCAGTCAGGTTTCAAAAACAGCATTTACGCGGCATACATCCCGCTGTTCATTGCATTACTCTGGTCTCGCACCGCTGAACAAGGCGCTCGAACCTGGCTGTGGATCGGTGCATTGGGTGCTGTGTCGATTCTGCTGCGGGAAACCTTCATACCCTTTGTTGTATTGGGGGCCGCGTCTGTCCTCGTTTCTCGTGGCTGGAAGACATTCTTTCGATTTTCGTTCGGCGTCGTTCTGGGAGGCGTCGTTCTGACGGCAGCGGCACTGATTTTACGTGGCGGGTTTCAATCTTTCGTCGATGGCTATGTAAACGCTGGCGACTTCTACACCTCAATGAAAGATCAAATAACGTCGCTACTCATCGCAAACGGTACGCTCGCGGCGAAGCAAAGTGTCATTGCACTGTGGATGACTGGCCTGGCCGTCGCCGGACTGCTTGGCCACATTATTTACAATCGCCGATTTGATGTTCTGAAACGCCTGTTGTTCTGGATAAGCGTCGCTACCGTACCGCTGCTGGAGCCCCTGTCAAAAATCGGCTTCCCTTATCACTTCAGTGTTTGCCTGCCAGGACTGGCCGGCCTTTGCGCGCTGTCGTGGGAGCAACTGGTCAGCCCTCACTCCAAGGCTGTAAAAGCAGCAGCAGTGGCAGCGCTTATCGCAGTATGCGCAACCTTGCTCCAGAGCAAAGTTCCGCCGTTGCTGAACGCCTTCGCAGCCAATAAAGAAAATCTGCGGGGTTTCACCAGCAACACCTGGCGTCCAGAGGCCATTGCTCAATCCAACTATCTGTTAGCCGCCGATGCCATCGCCAAAGTCGCGCCTGCTCACGGAACACTGGGTATCAGCGGTTTCATGTTTTCACTCTTTCCCCTCACGGGATTACTGCCTTCCAGCTACGAATCCAGTCACTTGAGCGCGATGGTCATAAAGTACGGACTGGATGAATCAGCTTTCAAAAACGCACTGGCGGCCTGTCCTCCGGATATCGTCATGACGACTACCAGAACTGACTTTCCCGGCTCGGACATCATTGCCAACGCGATTGAACACTCTGGTCTCTACACTGCAGTCACGACCATTCCAGTCTCCCCCGAGAAGTCATACGGAACATTTGCCGGCACTGTTTACAAAAGAACCGGCCAGAGCAATGTGCCGCGCTCATCCTCTTGCCTATAAGGCATATAGGCTTTCTGCAAGCACTGCCTGAGAAGGCATCGAAACGTAAAAAGGGCGCCCCCGGGGCGCCCTTTCCATTCAGTCATCATGCAACATCCCGGAACTGTACTGATTGAGACTGCTGCCGATACTGTTGCCACCAAACTTCAAGGTATTGGCGTTGTGCCCCTCCGGCGACTGACAGTCGCTGGAGAAACAACTGGTAGTGGTCAAACCACCCGCTCCGGAACAGGCACTCAACACCGATACTGCAGCAGCAATCAACAGCACTTTGACGACATTAAGGCGCATGGCACGACTCCCCTCGGGATGAACAGCGACGATCTTGTCTCAGCAGACTAGGCCTGCTTCGCACGCGGCAAGATGAAACTTTGCTGATCGACAGCAGCGGTTCAGCATCGACTGCCCGCTAATCCTTGCCCGGTTTGGGTATCGCAATCCGGCTACCGGTCTTGACCTCACGCAATGCCAGGCTGGACTGAATGGAGGCAATCCCCACCTGACGCCTGAGCACCTGCTCGATGAAATCGCTGTAGCTATCAAGATCCTCCGCCAACACCTGCAACACATAATCGGCATCGCCGGTGATCTTGTGGCAGGCCACCACCTGCGGCAATTGCGCAATCACCGCTTCGAAAGCGTCCGGCGCGTGGTCGGCGTGGGTGGAAAAACGAATGTGCACGAACGCCATGATATCCAGCCCGAGCATTCGCCGATCAAGGTTGGCCTGATAGCCCTTGATCACCCCCGCCTCCTCCATGCGCTTGCGCCGTCGCCAGCACGGCGTAAGGCTCAGCGACAGCCGCTCACTGAGTTCAGCGTTGGAAATACTGGCGTCTTCCTGCAACAACTCGAGAATCGCCAGGTCGGTCTCGTCGAGGCTGATGCGCTTGGATATTTTTTTCTGCATGACGCCATTCCTGAGTAAAAACGCCCGAATAATCCACTGAACTACGAAAACAAAGCAAAGAAAGCGCAGCCCAGCCGGAACAGAATATTTGCACTGGCTAACAATAACGGATGCGCAGAATGTTTACAGTTTTCAGTGATTCCCACCGTTTGCACCACGGCACCGAATTGAAAGACGGCGTGCTCAAACCCTCATTCGAGCAACCAAGTCGGGCCGATACCGTGCACAACCGGGTCAAACAGGTCGGCCTCGGGCAGATCGTCGAACCGCGCGCGTTTGACCGCTCGTGCTACGTCAACGCGCACAGCGAGCGCTACGTCAGTTTTCTCGAAAGTGCCTGGGGCGAATGGTGCGCAACCGGTCGCACCCACGACGCCTTGCCACTGGTGTGGCCAGTGCGCGATCTGGCCGGCGAAGAGGTGCCAACGTTCATCGACGGCAAGCTCGGCTTCTATGCCATGGACGCCGGTTCGCCGATTACCGCGACGACCTGGCAAGCGGTGAAAACCAGCGCCGACATCGCCCTCACTGGCCTGGCCCTGCTCGATGAAGGCCACGACAGCGCCTTCGCCCTGTGCCGCCCGCCCGGCCATCACGCCGCGCGCGAATACATGGGCGGTTATTGCTACCTCAACAACGCCGCGATTGCCGCGCAGCAAGCCATCACCCAGGGCGCCAAACGTGTCGCGGTGCTCGACGTCGACTTCCATCACGGCAACGGCACGCAGAACATTTTTTACCAGCGCAGCGACGTCATGTTCGTCTCGTTGCACGGCGAACCGGCGGTGTCCTATCCGTACTTCTCGGGCTACAGCCACGAAGTCGGCGCGGGTGTCGGCGAGGGTTACAACCTCAACTATCCCCTGCCGAAAAATACCACCTGGGAGAGCTATCGCAACGCCCTGCTCCACGCCTGCAAAAAGCTCCAGCAGTTCGCGCCTGAAGTACTGGTGATTTCCCTCGGTGTCGACACGTTCAAGGACGACCCCATCAGCCACTTTCTGCTGGAAAGCGAGGACTTCATCGGCATCGGTGAACTGATCGCCAGCGTCGGCTGCCCGACCCTGTTCGTCATGGAGGGCGGCTACATGGTCGATGAAATCGGCATCAATGCCGTCAACGTGCTGCACGGTTTCGAGAGCAAACGCAGCTGAGCCAGCCCGCGCTCTACAACCTTTCAATGACTGGATCGGAGAATAAGAC from Pseudomonas tensinigenes harbors:
- a CDS encoding EamA family transporter, coding for MARLFDYTYILATILFTVYGQLILKWRIGKYGALPADPIAKLKFLFYLFLDPLIISGFFAGFLASLAWMAAMTKFELSHAYPFMSLNFVIVLLLSGWLLSEPMTLQKSIGVALIIAGTIVAARG
- the rffA gene encoding dTDP-4-amino-4,6-dideoxygalactose transaminase, encoding MTQRIPFNWPHMTGKELYYIAESHFNGRLAGDGPFTKRCHNWLEERTGCNKALLTHSCTAALEISALLLDIEPGDEIIMPSYTFVSTANAFVLRGGVPVFVDIREDTLNINEALIESAITSRTKAIVPVHYAGVACEMDSIMALARRYNLKVVEDAAQGVMATYKGRALGSIGDLGAYSFHETKNVISGEGGALLVNDPAMALRAEIIREKGTDRNRFFRGEVDKYTWQEVGSSFLPGELIAAFLWAQLEEADRITQTRLASWNRYHEALAPLEAKGILRRPIIPEDCQHNAHMYYVLLAEDIDRQTVLNTFKSQEISSVFHYIPLHSSPAGQRYGRVHGDMKVTDFQSERLVRLPLWVGITEEQQNRVVEILAC
- a CDS encoding Lrp/AsnC family transcriptional regulator, which translates into the protein MQKKISKRISLDETDLAILELLQEDASISNAELSERLSLSLTPCWRRRKRMEEAGVIKGYQANLDRRMLGLDIMAFVHIRFSTHADHAPDAFEAVIAQLPQVVACHKITGDADYVLQVLAEDLDSYSDFIEQVLRRQVGIASIQSSLALREVKTGSRIAIPKPGKD
- a CDS encoding histone deacetylase family protein encodes the protein MFTVFSDSHRLHHGTELKDGVLKPSFEQPSRADTVHNRVKQVGLGQIVEPRAFDRSCYVNAHSERYVSFLESAWGEWCATGRTHDALPLVWPVRDLAGEEVPTFIDGKLGFYAMDAGSPITATTWQAVKTSADIALTGLALLDEGHDSAFALCRPPGHHAAREYMGGYCYLNNAAIAAQQAITQGAKRVAVLDVDFHHGNGTQNIFYQRSDVMFVSLHGEPAVSYPYFSGYSHEVGAGVGEGYNLNYPLPKNTTWESYRNALLHACKKLQQFAPEVLVISLGVDTFKDDPISHFLLESEDFIGIGELIASVGCPTLFVMEGGYMVDEIGINAVNVLHGFESKRS